In Diceros bicornis minor isolate mBicDic1 chromosome 38, mDicBic1.mat.cur, whole genome shotgun sequence, the sequence GGGTACTCCATCCGTGCGGGAGCTGTGCTGGAAAATAACAACTGGGCAAGCTGATGCACTGAGCCAGCTCCTTGGCCAGAGCAAGGCGGGCCCCAGTCCTTGGCACTTGCTCCGGGGCCGCTGTGTGGGCAGAGGCCATGCTGGCTGCTGGCCGCGTTGGTTTAGGGAAGAGGGGAGCCCCCAGGACGTCGGACCCTCagccctgggtggggtggggggcagtcacTGCCCGTGGGCAGCCTGGTCATTTTCCATGGCATCCAAACGTTTTTATCTTCTGTGTGTGTCATGATGTGAAAAAGGTTGGAAGCTCTGTCCCTTGACGTCGTCCTGTTTATTTCCTTCGAAGGACATATCACAACCTGTAGTTgtcttgttgatttatttttttacttttgtgcTATCTGTCTCTTCACCCAAAACGTGGGCTGTGTAGAGGTGAGGATCCTTTATCTTATTCCAGCACAGagagcaatgcctggcacagaaggcactcaaaaatgtttgctgaatgaatgcatCTACGCACACGTGCATGAATGCAAGTACCTCGCCTGTAGTAAATGCTCAGTGAACATCAGTTTTCTTTCCTGAGAATAATTCCCAGTTAGCTTGGGAGTGCAGAGCTGTTCTTGAGATCAACCTCTCTGGAGGTAAGCACTGTACAGTGACTggaaggggaagggaaaggatggagggggagagggggcagagccaggaggagGTTGCGACAATTGTGTCAGCCAGCCCAAGGGGAGGGGTGGTTTGTTAATTACCTGGCTGTTTTGGTCAGTGTAGACATGTGTTAGGAAGCAAGGGACAGTGCTGCCACCTTCCATGTGGCCGTGGGCAGATCACATGACTGCATTGCATTTGTTTCCTCATCAGTCAAATGGGCACTCATTCTGCCTGTGCTTTCCTGCCCGACGAGGGCGTCACGAAGCAATGTCAAGGTGACCAGAGGGGATGTGCCAGCACATGTGAGCGTTTTTACTTTGGTAATTTTATTAAAACTCCTAAAGGGAGTTCTTTGTTTTCTGCTATGATTTTTACCATTAACCAGGTTTCCCACCCTCTGCAGGAGAAACGAGCCGGTGCATCGCAAGCTCTGGCCTAAATCTTAGATCCCGAAGACTCAGCCCTCTAGCCAAAGACACACACCTCCCCATTCCTTGGGCCCTGGGAGACCCCCAGGGGTTGAGTGAACCGCAGAGGGTCCTCAtactctgccctcctctcccccaggtaCAAGACGGTGGTGACTCCCCGGAGGGCTGCAGTGGCCATCGCCGGCTGCTGGATTCTCTCCTTCTTGGTGGGCCTGACCCCTCTGTTTGGCTGGAACAACCTGAGTGAGGTAGAGCGGGCCTGGGCGGCCAACGGCAGCGTGGGTGAGCCCGTGGTCAAGTGCGAGTTTGAGAAGGTCATCAGCATGGAGTACATGGTCTACTTCAACTTCTTCGTCTGGGTACTGCCCCCACTGCTGCTCATGGTCCTCATCTACCTAGAGGTCTTCTACCTGATCCGCAAGCAGCTCAGCAAGAAGGTGTCGGCCTCCTCTGGCGACCCGCAGAAGTACTATGGGAAGGAGTTGAGGATCGCCAAGTCGCTGGCCCTCATCCTCTTCCTCTTCGCCCTCAGCTGGCTGCCCCTGCACATCCTCAACTGCATCACCCTCTTCTGCCCTTCCTGCCACAAGCCCAGCATCCTCATCTACATCGCCATCTTCCTCACGCATGGCAACTCGGCCATGAACCCCATTGTCTACGCCTTCCGCATCCAGAAGTTCCAGGTCACCTTTCTTAAGATTTGGAACGACCATTTCCGCTGCCAGCCCGCACCCCCCATCAACGAGGACCCCCCAGAAGTGAGGCCCGATGACTAGACTCCACCTTCTCTCCCACCTGCCATGTCTGGGCATCAGCCAAGTCCTCACCTGCCCCTGTCCCTCTTGTCTCCCTGAGCCTTCCCCGGCTGGGCTGTGGGGTGTGGGTGCCCTGTACCTCTGGGTCCTGGAGGAGGTTTGGGGGGCAGCCCATGGGAAAGGAACCAGGTAATCTGAGGGGAGGAGGAAAGTGGCTGGAGCCTCCCCCTGCCTGACCATCCCACGGGCAGCCAGTGCTTCAGGCCACAAAGGGGCCGTGTGGGCTGGGAGGGCTGCTGGGGCTCCCCCAGCGGGCAGGCGAGTCTGCTTGTCTTAGGTGGTAGTGGTGCAGCCCTGGGACCAAgctaaaggaagagagaggatggagatggagagaaggaaggaaccaGATGTCTTGGCCTTGCTTTCGCTCCTGCTCTGTAGGAGAAGGTGGCCAGAGCTGCTGAGGGACGAGAATCAAGGAGCCTCAGTCCCCACCTCCAGGACCCTgcgctccagccacactgggtgCAAGGTGCCTGCTCCCCTCGCCCTGGGAGCCCAGGATTATGCTTGGGAGAGGCAGAAAGAGCAGGTCCAGAAATCGTGTGTAACATCGGCTTTATTCTCCATCAGCCCTTGACCCTGGGTGGGGGCTCCTAGTGCCCTGGAGCCAATGTGGAGTGGTAGGTACAGGCCTCAAACAGCCACTAGGTAACAGCAGCAGGCCCTCATTCTTGCCCTGAGCATCCCAAGGAGGAGCCTGGTATGTAACTACCTGTCATCTGGGCCACCAGCTCCACCAGTGATGACAGGCCTGGACTTTCCCAGGTGACACCCATCTCTGCTGCTCTGGGCCAGATGGAGAGGAGAGCCCCAGACGTGCCAACTCTTGGGAGCATTTCCCTGCCTGGGGAGGAGGTGGACGAGGGAAAGTGTACTCGAGGTCCTGGGGGCTGACTCCTAGAATGAGGTGTGACAGGCCAGAGGAGACCACCCTCCTGAGAGTGCAGGCAGGAAGGTCTTGCTGGCATTTAAATACCCTCAGGGCCCCTGGCTTTTCCCGCTGTTTTCGGGGGCTTTGGGCTCTGTGACAGAGTCTAGGCTTTGAGGGCATCTGGGGAGGGGTCCACCCTGCAAGCCGGGAGCCTGTGTGCAGAGGGGGCAGGGATCTCAGTGTGAACAGCCACTCCAGCCTTGATTGCAGGCCCTTCCCTCTCTCTGAGGTGGGGGTCCCCTGGCTTCCCAGGAAGGGCCACCCGACTAATAAAAGACTGAACCCTGACGGCAAGTACACTGCTGGCTGCCCACCCCCGGGGGCAACAGACAAGCTCAGCAGAGAAGAAGCAGTGGTAGGGGCGGGGGAGAAGCGGGGAGAGGGGGATGTGGAGGCGTTTGGTGCAAGGAGGGCTCCAGGGAAGGGTGTCTGTTCCTATTGTTACAGTCTTGGGGTAGCAAACCCTGAATGTGAAAGTAAAATCCTGAAAAATCTCgtgtctggaaaacccccagggCAGCTCGAGTCCTGTCCCACTGGCCCTTCCTCAAGGTGTCGTGTGTGGAGACCCCTCCCGGTGACACATTCAACACCCCCTCACCGTGACACAGCGCCGCCTCATGACGATGGTGCTCACTGTCATGGAGGCCCCGTACGGGAACACCACACACCTTTATTTGAGCGCCTCTTGCCCAGTGCACAGCTCTCTGGGGGGCACCCCAGTCTCTGCACCTGCCAGGCTCCCTTGTGCCCAGGAAGCCTGGCCTGGGGCCTGCCACCCACTCCTGGGCTCTAGACTCCAGCTTCAGGGGAGGGAGGCCAGGCAGGAACCAGGGAGCAGAACCATCAGGAGTCGCTGTGGAAATGGGGGTCTGGCTTCCATGGAGCTTAGTTCTGGGCCTGGCGGCCCTGAGCCCTCAGGCCTGCAGCACCTGGCAGAGAACACGCTTCCTGAGCCCCTGGAGTTGGGCAGAGCTGGGCTGCATGTGCCCACTGAGGAGGTGAGGCGGGGCAGGAGAGCAGCCCTCTGCCCTTCCCAGGCTGCCCTCCCTGAGGGCCCGTGCCAGGTCCGAGCCCTGCACTGTGCCTCTGGATGCTGCTTCACTTGTCCAGACCCTCCAGCCACCGGGGAGGGAAGGCTGGCATAGGATGTTGCCCCCACTTTTCTGACGAGGAAGCAGGTCCAAAGGAATACTCTGGCCTGCGGTCactcagagccaggactagacCCAGTCCTGTGCCCTTCCAGGCCCTGCACTATACCCATCTCTGGAACACCTCCAGGATGGTGTGGTTGCCTGTGATGGCAGATTCGTACGCAGAGCTGCCTCCCACCTTCCTTTATCACCCCACCCCTGCTTCCGGCCTTCCCCCCAGAGGCAGCAGGGGGCATGGGTCCAGCCACTTACCTTTCTCCTCATCACAGCCTCTTCCAGACGCTCTTCAGTGTGTGGCTGAGGCTGGAAGAGATCCTGAAGgttagggctggggagggggacagaGCGGCTCCAGGCTCCACAGCCTCACCCAGGCAGTCCATCTGTCTGCTACCTCCTTTCCTCACACTGGGCCTTCCTCCCAGTGGAAAGTCCTTCTGACAGCCTGACCTCGATCTTTACTTGATTATCAGTGCTCAGCCTCATCTGGTCCAGCAGGAGCACATTTCCTGTTCTCCCATCCATGGGAGGGTCCCTAAGGAGTGGCCCTCCTCAAACCCTCACCTTTAACCTCTAGCTGGCAGTCCACAGATGCCTCGCCCAGCACATTGACGGCCTTGCAGGTGTAGACTCCAGAATCAAAGGGGCTGGGTTTCCGGATCTCCAGGGTGCAGACGCCTTGTTCGGAGAGGGCGCGGTATTTGGGATCGCCGTGGATGTCCATCTTGTTTTTCATCCAGATGATCTTGGGCTGAGGGAGTGTGGGCGGAGGAGGGCTGTGCTGGGGCTCTTGAAGGCCATCTTCAGGCTCAGGGGAGAAGCCTGGGAAGATTCCTCCACCCACCGGCCCGCTGCCCAGCACAGCAAGGCCCTGTGCCTCACCTTGGGCGATGCTCGGACACTGCAGAAGAGCTGGGTGCTGTAGCCGGGGGTGGAGGTATGGTCAGCCAGGGGTTGGGTGAACGAGGGGGCTTCTGAGAAGTCTCGCTCAACAAACCCTTTAGGTTTGGCAACAATATCTGGGTTCAGGGGAGAAAATGGGGTAAATTTGAGGTTATAGGAGGAAACCTCTTAGGACTGACATCATCCATGTTCGTAAAAGAATCACCCTAGCTTACACCTGGGATCTCTTTAATCTGCACAGCGTTCCTCTGCCAGGGCACATTTGTCATCTGCATCGACAGATGGGAACATGAGGCCCTTAGTGGGTGAGTGACTAAGGGGGCGGATGGTCACACGACAACTCTGGCTCTCTGGGTAGAGAGCCTGGGGCCTGAGGAAGATCTTCGCCTCGCGAGGGCAGGAGACAACTCACTTCATCCTGCCCCCTCCTCTGGAGCTCCGTGTCAGGACCTCAGGGTCCTGGGATCTTTGGGAAGCCAGGGAACTTGGAGATGGGAAGTCTCTGAAGCAGAGGAAAGTTGAGACCATGCCTGGGTGGGTctgggaggggagcagagaaCTGAGTGGGCAGGGAAACCAGAGAGAGGAGATGGTCTTGGCCGAGGGTGGAGACCAGCAGCTGGAGACACCACATTTCATTTCTGTTTGTCTTTGGAGACCTGACTGGCTctccttttttaaacaaaaatttctaCCTAATTCTGTGCAGCTCCAGCTGGTGTGAAAAAGAGTGTGCCTTCCGGAGCCCACACAGACTCTGTGTGGGGGAGGGCCTCGGAGCACGCGGGGTGACAGGGAGAAAGGGCTTGGAATGTCACATTTGACGCAAGAGGGTCATGTGCTGGGTGGAGACAGTAAACACCCGTATCTCTCATCCATCTTTGTGGTGTTATGTTAGGGTTGGGAGGTTTGTGCTTTTAGCCAGAGTCCACCTATGTATGCACATTGCCCTTCCAAGTGGCTCCCTTGGGACACTGTACGTGAGACCCAATGACCACTGTGATGCTGGCAGCCATACAGCATCTTTAGCAAGTGCACAGCCTCCCACGGGGCGCTTCTCATTCCCATGGTGTGCGCTGATGTGTTTGTTAAAGTCAATCAACTGTATCCATTTCTTTACAGTCGCTCcgtggggatgtgtgtgtgtgcgcgtagcTGTGGGGTGGGCACCCCCCCACAGGGGCGGGTGCTGGGACGCCAAGGAAGAGGCGGAGACCGGGAGAGAGCCCCGGGCCAGACCCACCTGCCTTCTGGATGTGAGCAAGCTCCTTGGTGACAGCGGCCGAGGCGCTGAGTCCACATAGGTTTTCCGAGAAGACCCGGAAGGAGTACGAGTTGCCCACGATGAGGTCGGAGATGGTGCAGGTGGTCGGGTGGTAGCGCTCCAGCACCGTGAACCATTGCTGCGGGGACCCTCCTGTCACCCTCACCTCCCTGCTACCTGCCACCCCTTCCTCAGAGGGGCTCATTCCAGGCCCTGTCCCTGGGCTGTGGAACCATCCAGCTTTGGGCCCGAGGGATTTTGAATTGGGAGAAGGGGCCCCTGAGTCACTCAGGTGACCTCTCTGGGGTCCTCAGAGAGTTCTAGAGCCTTACTACTCAAGGTGTAGCCCAAGGACCTGCAaactcagaatcacctgggagcttcttCCTGAGGGCAGGATCTCAGCCCCCGCTGGGGCCTACTGAATTACactctgcattttagcaagatcccCAGGTTGATTCACATGCACACTACATTTCCAGAAGCCCTGCCCAGAGCCAGAAGGGCCTCagagagccccccccccccgcagtcttcaggaggaaactgaggcccacagggaAAGGGATCTTGCCAAACGCTGCACAGGGAGTCTGGTTAGCGGGAGGTAGATTCAAACTTGGTCCCTGGGCTCTTGATGGGCTGGGCCTTCCCCATCACCTCGTCCTGTGCCTCCACCAGCCTCCCACCCTGCTCCAGCAGGCCTCACCCCTGTCTTTTTGTCTGCCTTCTGCACTGTGTAGCCCAGGAGGTCTGTGTTGCCTGTGTCCTGGGGTGCTGTCCACTCAAGGGCAGCGTTGCAGCCCCAGACATCCAGTAGCCTGATGCTTCTGGGGGGTCCAGGTTTCTCTGCAGGACCGGAGTGTGAGAGGGGTGAGTGGGAGGTCTGGGCTTGCCACAAACTCCCCACACCAGAGATCTGACTTCCATCATGCTCCCCTGGCCTGACTCCATCGATGTCGGCTCTGGGGTAGGAGGTGGGGTCCCTGGGCCCCCAGCAAGGCAGCCCTGCCTCCCCTGGCCCAATACCGATCACAAGGATGTCAATGGCTGCCTTGGCCTCCAGGCCTTCCAGCCGCACTGTGAGCTCATAGCAGCCTGAGTCGGAGCGCTGGGCTGAGCGGATGAAGAGGATGGAGTCCTGGTCCCCAGTGCGGATGCTCACCCGCTGGCTGTCCAGGGTGTGGCCGTTGTGGGTCCACGAGGCCTGAGGCTTGGGATTCCCCTGGGAGAGAGGAGCCCTTAGAGGGGGTGCAGGACACCCCCTGCACCCACTCAACTCTAGGGCCTTTGAAGCTGTGCCCAGGGGAGCTGGCCCATTGGCCCTTCCcaggaggggcagcagaggcTGGAGCCACGGGTGCTACCCAGAGCCTCATTCTCCAGGTGTCCAGCCAGCCCTGGGACCACCTGCCCTGTCCACAGGCTGGAGAATCACAACAGAGTCATGTGCACAACAGAGGGAGGGTGAGGCCACCTCGGTGGGTCCAGGCAGACCTCCACGGGGACCCTGACATTTCCTGGGCTCCCTGACACACCTCTGATGGGGGCCCTGGTTCCAACCAGGCTCTTACCCTGGGCACCGGGCATACCCACCTGGAAGGGGATTTGCAGGTTGACTGCCTCTCCCACCTGGCGGATGTAGGTCTGACGAAGGTGGCGGGGGACACGGATCTTGGGGGCCTCTGCATCAAAGTGAGAGTCTAGGCTTAGTACAGCAGTGGGGGTGCTGATGGGAGGCTTCTGTGGCAGGGGTAGGGGACAGCTGGTGAGGCTTCTGCTGGGCAGGAGGGCTCCTGGGTGTGTCCTGGGGCTGCCTCCTTGTGGGATCTCCCTCCTGAGATCCAGGGACCCAATTCCCCTAAGGCCCTTGGGGAATGAGAGCTGGGAGGTTCCAGGAGGGCGGGACCTCCACGGTGTGAACTGGTAAGCGTCCCGGTCACTCCCTTGGCGCCCCGACCCTGCCAGGTTGGATTTGCAGCCTGGGCATTCCTGGGCTCTAGATGGGCCCCGGCTGGCTCCCTGGCTCCCCCTGGTGGGAGCAGGTGTGGCACCTGTGGGCCTGCATTCCCAGGA encodes:
- the ADORA1 gene encoding adenosine receptor A1, producing the protein MPPSISAFQAAYIGIEVLIALVSVPGNVLVIWAVKVNQALRDATFSFIVSLAVADVAVGALVIPLAILINVGPQTYFHTCLMVACPVLILTQSSILALLAIAVDRYLRVKIPLRYKTVVTPRRAAVAIAGCWILSFLVGLTPLFGWNNLSEVERAWAANGSVGEPVVKCEFEKVISMEYMVYFNFFVWVLPPLLLMVLIYLEVFYLIRKQLSKKVSASSGDPQKYYGKELRIAKSLALILFLFALSWLPLHILNCITLFCPSCHKPSILIYIAIFLTHGNSAMNPIVYAFRIQKFQVTFLKIWNDHFRCQPAPPINEDPPEVRPDD
- the MYBPH gene encoding myosin-binding protein H; the protein is MTEIATSEAPACGPEETASESAKVPTTEPSGEVAALESAREEQAPTPQEPAPQAPAPTATKPAPASEDLPSAPLLLAVEDVSDSSVTVSWEPPERLGRLGLQGYVLELRREGASAWVPVNARPVMVTQQTMRNLALGDKFFLRVAAVSSAGAGPPTVLDQPVHIQKTIEAPKIRVPRHLRQTYIRQVGEAVNLQIPFQGNPKPQASWTHNGHTLDSQRVSIRTGDQDSILFIRSAQRSDSGCYELTVRLEGLEAKAAIDILVIGIGPGEAGLPCWGPRDPTSYPRADIDGVRPGEHDGSQISGVGSLWQAQTSHSPLSHSGPAEKPGPPRSIRLLDVWGCNAALEWTAPQDTGNTDLLGYTVQKADKKTGQWFTVLERYHPTTCTISDLIVGNSYSFRVFSENLCGLSASAAVTKELAHIQKADIVAKPKGFVERDFSEAPSFTQPLADHTSTPGYSTQLFCSVRASPKPKIIWMKNKMDIHGDPKYRALSEQGVCTLEIRKPSPFDSGVYTCKAVNVLGEASVDCQLEVKASATH